From the Gallaecimonas kandeliae genome, one window contains:
- a CDS encoding isopenicillin N synthase family dioxygenase produces MKKPALPVLDLRDLHAGPERRQAFLKDLRTAARDVGFFYLTGHGLGLEKQKAILALAKTFFALPEKEKLEVQMANSPHFRGYTRMKGEITRGKPDMREQFDIMAEEKALVPGELHAPWQRLYGPNQWPAALPQMQGTLLAWQDSLSDITVTLLKAFAEALEQDPAVFAENIDGGPYRHMKLIRYPGQEGQASRQGVGAHKDPGYLTLVMQDGQSGLEVQTEEGWVSAEPIEGAFVVNIGELLELASNGYLRATLHRVVSPQGGVERYSCAFFMAARLDSRVPLLALPERLAAQARGPESDPANPLFYEVGENVLKGRLRSHTDVAERHYSDLMRASA; encoded by the coding sequence ATGAAAAAGCCTGCCCTGCCTGTCCTCGATTTGCGCGACCTGCATGCCGGCCCCGAGCGGCGCCAGGCCTTCCTCAAGGACCTGCGTACCGCTGCCCGCGACGTCGGTTTCTTTTACCTGACCGGCCATGGCTTGGGGCTGGAAAAACAAAAAGCCATACTGGCATTGGCTAAAACCTTTTTCGCCTTGCCGGAAAAAGAAAAGCTGGAAGTCCAGATGGCTAATTCGCCGCATTTTCGTGGTTACACCCGCATGAAAGGGGAAATCACCCGCGGTAAACCCGACATGCGCGAGCAATTTGATATCATGGCCGAGGAAAAAGCCTTGGTCCCCGGTGAATTGCATGCACCCTGGCAGCGCCTTTACGGGCCCAACCAGTGGCCGGCGGCCTTGCCGCAGATGCAGGGAACCCTGCTGGCCTGGCAGGACAGCTTGAGTGACATTACTGTCACCTTGCTCAAGGCCTTTGCCGAGGCCCTGGAACAGGACCCGGCTGTCTTTGCCGAAAACATCGACGGCGGCCCTTACCGGCACATGAAGCTGATCCGCTATCCCGGCCAGGAAGGCCAGGCCAGTCGCCAGGGGGTAGGGGCCCACAAGGACCCCGGTTACCTGACATTGGTGATGCAGGACGGCCAGTCCGGCCTGGAGGTGCAGACCGAAGAGGGCTGGGTGAGCGCCGAGCCCATCGAAGGGGCCTTCGTGGTCAACATCGGTGAGCTGCTGGAGCTGGCCTCCAACGGTTACCTGCGGGCCACATTGCACCGGGTGGTGAGCCCCCAGGGAGGCGTGGAGCGTTACTCCTGCGCCTTCTTCATGGCTGCCAGGCTGGACAGCCGCGTGCCGCTGCTGGCCTTGCCCGAACGCCTGGCCGCCCAGGCCAGGGGGCCGGAGAGCGACCCGGCCAACCCCTTGTTTTATGAGGTGGGGGAGAACGTCCTCAAGGGACGCTTGCGCTCCCACACCGACGTGGCCGAGCGCCACTATAGTGATTTGATGCGCGCCTCGGCCTGA
- a CDS encoding BlaI/MecI/CopY family transcriptional regulator — protein MQNVSNAEFEVLEALWAAGEPVPASTVVEHLNQQKPWHEKTVKTLLNRLVNKGCVGFEKDQRRYLYQPLLDRDSYVRTESKGLLDKLFGGRLSPLVAGFAKDKALSREDIDALKRLIDNWEQDHD, from the coding sequence ATGCAGAACGTCAGCAACGCCGAGTTCGAGGTCCTGGAAGCGCTCTGGGCCGCCGGGGAGCCGGTGCCCGCCAGCACAGTGGTGGAGCACCTCAACCAGCAAAAGCCCTGGCACGAGAAGACGGTCAAGACACTGCTCAACCGCCTGGTGAACAAGGGTTGCGTGGGTTTCGAGAAAGACCAGCGCCGCTACCTCTACCAGCCGCTGCTGGACAGGGACAGCTACGTGCGCACCGAGAGCAAGGGCCTGCTGGACAAGCTGTTCGGCGGCCGCCTCAGTCCATTGGTGGCGGGCTTTGCCAAGGACAAGGCCCTGAGCCGTGAGGACATCGACGCCCTCAAGCGGCTGATCGACAACTGGGAGCAGGACCATGACTGA
- a CDS encoding TonB family protein, with translation MTDWLLAQSLPLSLVLAVLLLAGPVLQRLSGAITAYRLWLLAPATLVLGQVAGLWPHLPKAPLQHYLITGSHALAAAMPPDSPLPWLWALGASALLAFGLVNHWRFGRRFHSRPWQGRLGQAEGLTVLSCEGISSPLLSGPLPTRLLLPADFERRYSHEQQQLVLRHELCHWRRGDLWWNLLALGLLLAFWFNPLCWLAYRRYRRDQELACDQAVLAQEGKSTRIAYGKALIQSLEGPQYQGPTLLNYIDKESMMERLTQLQKSPLVPRWRALAATALGLALASGVALAGQDNGKTGADGPSPIYRANPRYPVKAVADGTTGYVVVSLDITPLGTVANPRVVKSEPAGVFDKEALKAISQWRYQPSAKGSKDVQLQMNFALDDGAAPKSHVKADQERIDVGA, from the coding sequence ATGACTGACTGGTTGCTGGCCCAAAGCCTGCCCCTGAGCCTGGTGCTGGCCGTCCTGCTGCTGGCGGGCCCGGTCCTGCAGCGGCTGAGCGGGGCCATCACCGCCTACCGGCTCTGGTTGCTGGCGCCCGCCACTTTGGTGCTCGGGCAAGTAGCCGGCCTCTGGCCCCATCTTCCCAAGGCCCCGCTGCAGCACTACCTGATCACCGGCAGCCACGCCCTGGCCGCGGCCATGCCGCCGGATTCACCCCTGCCCTGGCTCTGGGCCCTGGGCGCCAGTGCCCTGCTGGCCTTCGGCCTGGTGAACCACTGGCGCTTTGGCCGCCGCTTCCACAGCAGGCCCTGGCAGGGCAGGCTCGGCCAGGCCGAGGGCCTGACAGTGCTGAGCTGCGAGGGTATATCCAGCCCCTTGCTGAGCGGGCCCCTGCCGACCCGGCTGCTGCTGCCGGCCGACTTCGAGCGCCGCTACAGCCACGAACAACAGCAACTGGTGCTGCGCCACGAGCTCTGCCACTGGCGGCGCGGCGACCTCTGGTGGAACCTGCTGGCCCTCGGCCTGCTGCTGGCCTTCTGGTTCAACCCCCTTTGCTGGCTGGCCTACCGGCGCTACCGCCGGGATCAAGAGCTGGCCTGCGATCAGGCCGTACTGGCCCAGGAGGGCAAAAGCACGCGCATCGCCTACGGCAAGGCGCTGATCCAGAGCCTGGAAGGCCCCCAATACCAGGGCCCCACTTTGCTCAACTACATCGATAAGGAAAGCATGATGGAAAGACTGACCCAACTGCAGAAAAGTCCCCTGGTTCCCCGCTGGCGCGCCCTGGCCGCCACCGCCCTGGGCCTGGCCCTGGCAAGCGGCGTCGCCCTGGCCGGCCAGGACAACGGCAAAACCGGCGCCGACGGCCCCAGCCCCATCTACAGGGCCAACCCCCGCTATCCGGTCAAGGCCGTGGCGGATGGGACCACCGGCTACGTGGTAGTGAGCCTCGACATCACTCCCCTGGGCACTGTCGCCAACCCCAGGGTGGTCAAATCCGAGCCGGCCGGGGTCTTCGACAAGGAAGCCCTCAAGGCCATCAGCCAGTGGCGTTACCAGCCCAGCGCCAAGGGCAGCAAGGACGTGCAACTGCAGATGAACTTCGCCCTGGACGATGGCGCCGCGCCCAAATCCCATGTCAAAGCCGACCAGGAAAGGATCGACGTCGGCGCCTGA